The Nitrospirota bacterium region CGGAGTGGTTGCATAACCGGTCATTGTGGTCAGGTTGTTTGACCCTGCACCATTATATATGGTTTTGTCATTTAATGAGTAGTTATGGAGCATTTCTTTATACTCCAAATTATACTTGACTATCCCATATATTCCACCATCTAGTTTGTAATGCTGAGTGTCGTAGCCGATATCCTCAGCTTTAAGGTAAAACCAGTATTTATCGTCGTCGTATTTCAGTTTGACGCTGCCCAAAAAATAGTTTTCCTTATTGTCTCTGTATTCGTTGTATTTCGATGGATTGCCTGTTAAGCCTACCGTCTGTCCCGTCATGGTTATTTCACCGGACAAATTAGGTATCTTCAAAACAGGTTCTCTGCCGCTGCTGGCACTGCTGCTTCCATCCGTTGAGTCTTCTGCAAAAGCCAAACAGAACGGCAGGAGTATTAAAAAGATTGCGAGTACTGCTATCTTTGCTTTCATTGGTATCCCTTTTATCATTTTTATCCCCCTATCTAATGAATCTTTGGCCATAAATTCCAGGACCATTGCTTCCATGAAGATTAATATGACAGTTCACACATGCCCTGAGAGTGGTTTTAATCATGGTTGAATAGTTTCCTATCGTAGTCTTACCAAATGTGGCCGTTTCGTTATAAGTTGCATTACCATGACCGGTACCCTGGTGGCAATCTTTACAAAGTTCTGGCACACGCATGACGAGAAGCCGTGAATGATTGCTGCCGTGAGGTGAGTGGCATGTCACGCAATTCTCTGCTACTGGGGGATGTTCCCACATAAACGGACCTCTTTTTTCAGCATGGCACTTGTAACACAGATCGTTGACAGATTCCGCTTTAAGCATCTTAGCATTTAACTCACCGTGAGGATCGTGGCAATCGTTACACAGAACCTTGCCTTCTATTATAGGATGGTGAGACTGCTTATTTGCCTGTACTCTGATGTCTTTATGGCAATCAAAGCAAAGGTCTGGCTGAGTTTTCTTTAAAAACTTATCGTTTTTACCTA contains the following coding sequences:
- a CDS encoding DmsE family decaheme c-type cytochrome; translated protein: MSKRYIIPFLILVVFLLVNVSSSFADDKDVTAKEAAEKKAAAEKKDAENRAAMAAKEASMKEGYVGAETCKGCHPESYEAYKASVHSKPHVKGPGSKDACETCHGPGAKHVEKGGGRGVDIFNFGKKVDPKEKSAKCLECHQENKAQVFWSNSKHSAAASGVSCDSCHLIMIGKNDKFLKKTQPDLCFDCHKDIRVQANKQSHHPIIEGKVLCNDCHDPHGELNAKMLKAESVNDLCYKCHAEKRGPFMWEHPPVAENCVTCHSPHGSNHSRLLVMRVPELCKDCHQGTGHGNATYNETATFGKTTIGNYSTMIKTTLRACVNCHINLHGSNGPGIYGQRFIR